The Vibrio echinoideorum genome includes a region encoding these proteins:
- a CDS encoding class I adenylate cyclase has product MQAYTQTLIQRLDNLNQQRIDRALALMNVQGQRVFNLIPALLHFNHPMMPGYYDQQVPFGIRSFTFNSFQKQFVSDTELTLGGKLTEAAEPAILGLYTMGSTSSIGQSTSSDLDIWVCVSPDMDGASRDSLTNKCLLITDWAETLGVEANFFLMDGERFRSNHSEEMTGDNCGSSQHLLLLDEFYRSAVRLAGQRLLWQIIPPEMEECYDQYVHGLCQDGYLDCSQWIDFGKLNSIPAEEYFGSNLWQLYKSIDSPYKSVLKAILLEAYSWEYPNTQLLSIDTKRRFFADEPDLYGMDSYYLMLEKVTRYLERINDHTRLDLVRRCFYLKTHEKLSREAGIGSVAWRREALTEMTKSWNWGHETIAELDNRRNWKVEQVKVVHHALLDALMLSYRNLIQFARRNDITSAISPQDISILARKLYAAFEVLPGKVTLLNPQISPDLHEPDLSFIEVRQGQANKPGWYLYKQPLIAHRILGQPSLEHHEYLSKLVAWSFFNGLITESTRLHSVVRDAQIDIDKFYQMVSDLRNTFSLRKRRPSMQALASPCEISQLAMFINFESDPTSELSPRELKVDLKNADIFSFGEEGKSLVGSVDLVYRNSWHEVRTLHFQGDTAMLDALKTVLGKMHQDALPPESVDVFCYSKNLRGVMRNMVYQLLAECIDLRLKPIEPEKRRRFKAIRLANKMFGLFFERRGVSVQMLENSVDFYRSISTNKLKGSPLQMLDKEQEYQLPDVVDGFASEGLIQFFFEDTDKGFNIYVLDESNQVEVYHQYSGEKDEMIASVNSFYTSVKDESKVSSRLINFNLPQYYQIVHPEEGNSYVVPYRNDATLSSRNSKIVNI; this is encoded by the coding sequence TTGCAGGCTTACACTCAGACTTTGATTCAACGATTAGACAATCTAAATCAGCAGCGCATTGATCGTGCGTTGGCGTTGATGAATGTCCAAGGTCAGCGAGTTTTTAACCTTATTCCTGCACTGCTTCATTTCAATCACCCCATGATGCCTGGTTATTACGACCAGCAAGTTCCTTTTGGAATTCGTAGCTTCACGTTTAACTCATTCCAAAAGCAATTTGTCTCTGATACTGAATTAACACTTGGTGGCAAGCTGACCGAAGCGGCTGAACCAGCGATCCTTGGTCTTTACACCATGGGTAGCACTTCTTCTATTGGTCAAAGCACCTCAAGTGATCTCGATATCTGGGTTTGTGTTTCTCCAGATATGGACGGAGCATCGCGCGATAGCCTGACTAACAAATGTTTGCTTATTACCGATTGGGCGGAAACCTTAGGGGTTGAAGCAAACTTCTTCTTAATGGATGGAGAACGTTTTCGTTCAAATCATTCTGAAGAGATGACTGGCGATAACTGTGGTTCTTCACAACATTTGCTATTACTTGATGAGTTTTATCGCTCTGCAGTTCGTTTGGCTGGCCAGCGTTTGTTATGGCAGATCATTCCACCAGAAATGGAGGAGTGTTATGACCAATATGTTCATGGGTTATGTCAGGATGGTTATCTTGATTGCTCGCAGTGGATCGATTTCGGTAAGCTGAATAGTATTCCCGCTGAAGAGTACTTCGGTTCAAACTTATGGCAGCTTTATAAAAGTATCGACTCGCCGTATAAATCGGTTTTGAAGGCGATCCTGCTAGAAGCTTATTCATGGGAATACCCAAATACCCAACTGCTTAGCATTGATACCAAGCGTCGTTTTTTTGCAGACGAACCTGATCTGTATGGTATGGATAGCTACTATCTTATGCTTGAGAAAGTAACGCGCTATCTAGAACGTATTAATGATCATACTCGTTTGGATTTAGTGAGACGCTGTTTCTATCTTAAGACCCATGAGAAGTTGTCTCGTGAGGCGGGTATTGGCTCTGTTGCATGGCGTCGTGAAGCCTTGACCGAGATGACCAAATCTTGGAATTGGGGACATGAAACTATTGCTGAGCTCGATAACCGTCGTAACTGGAAGGTTGAGCAGGTTAAAGTGGTGCATCATGCACTGCTTGACGCTTTGATGCTGAGTTATCGTAATCTGATTCAATTTGCACGTCGCAATGATATTACCTCGGCAATTAGCCCACAAGATATCAGTATCTTGGCTCGTAAGCTTTATGCAGCGTTTGAAGTCTTGCCTGGTAAAGTGACCTTATTGAATCCTCAAATCTCCCCGGATCTGCATGAACCGGATTTGAGCTTTATTGAGGTTCGACAAGGGCAGGCAAACAAGCCGGGTTGGTACTTATATAAACAACCACTGATCGCCCACCGCATTCTGGGTCAGCCATCCCTTGAGCACCATGAGTACTTGAGTAAGTTGGTTGCTTGGTCATTCTTTAATGGTTTGATTACAGAGTCGACTCGTTTGCACTCTGTCGTTCGTGATGCTCAGATTGATATCGATAAGTTCTATCAAATGGTTAGCGATCTGCGTAATACCTTCTCTTTGCGTAAGCGCCGCCCAAGCATGCAAGCACTCGCGAGTCCATGTGAGATAAGCCAATTAGCGATGTTCATCAACTTTGAAAGTGACCCGACTTCTGAACTGAGTCCTCGTGAATTGAAGGTTGATCTTAAGAATGCCGATATCTTCAGTTTTGGTGAAGAAGGTAAGAGTTTAGTTGGGAGTGTCGATTTGGTTTATCGTAATTCTTGGCATGAAGTGCGTACGCTTCATTTTCAAGGTGATACGGCAATGTTGGACGCTCTCAAAACGGTACTTGGTAAAATGCACCAAGATGCTTTACCGCCAGAATCAGTCGATGTGTTTTGTTACAGCAAAAATCTACGCGGTGTAATGCGTAATATGGTGTACCAACTATTGGCTGAATGCATCGATTTACGACTAAAACCGATTGAACCTGAAAAGCGTCGTCGCTTTAAGGCTATCCGTTTAGCGAACAAGATGTTTGGTCTGTTCTTTGAACGTCGTGGTGTTTCGGTGCAGATGTTGGAAAACTCGGTTGATTTCTACCGTAGTATTTCAACCAACAAGTTAAAGGGTTCACCTTTACAGATGTTGGATAAAGAGCAGGAGTATCAACTACCAGATGTGGTCGATGGTTTTGCAAGTGAAGGTTTGATCCAGTTCTTCTTTGAAGATACGGATAAAGGCTTCAATATTTATGTATTGGATGAATCGAATCAAGTTGAGGTGTATCACCAGTACAGTGGTGAAAAAGATGAGATGATCGCGAGCGTGAATTCTTTTTACACTTCCGTAAAAGATGAGTCGAAAGTGTCCTCTAGGTTGATTAATTTCAATCTACCTCAGTACTATCAAATTGTTCATCCGGAAGAAGGCAATTCGTATGTTGTGCCTTACCGCAATGATGCAACCTTATCTTCCCGTAACTCGAAGATCGTAAATATCTAG
- the dapF gene encoding diaminopimelate epimerase, whose translation MHFHFSKMHGLGNDFMVVDCITQNIFFSPDLIRRLADRHTGVGFDQLLVVEAPYDPETDFHYRIFNADGSEVEQCGNGARCFARFVRMKGLTNKYSINVSTKKGKMVLKIEDNDQITVNMGIPEFEPSKIPFKAKQPEKTYILRTDVHTLFCGAVSMGNPHVVTVVDDVDTADVETLGPLLESHERFPERVNAGFMQVISRDEVRLRVYERGAGETQACGSGACGAVAVGINQGLLAENVKVRLPGGDLQISWQGPGKPLFMTGPATHVFDGQLSC comes from the coding sequence ATGCACTTCCACTTTTCTAAAATGCATGGTTTGGGCAATGATTTCATGGTCGTGGACTGCATTACTCAAAATATTTTCTTTTCTCCAGATTTGATCCGTCGTTTGGCGGATCGTCACACTGGTGTGGGCTTTGATCAGCTACTTGTGGTTGAGGCTCCCTATGATCCAGAAACTGATTTCCATTACCGCATATTCAATGCGGATGGCAGTGAAGTGGAGCAGTGTGGTAATGGTGCTCGTTGTTTTGCACGATTCGTTCGCATGAAAGGCTTAACGAATAAGTACAGCATCAATGTGAGCACCAAGAAAGGAAAAATGGTTCTCAAGATTGAAGACAATGACCAGATCACTGTGAACATGGGTATTCCTGAGTTCGAACCAAGCAAAATTCCATTCAAGGCAAAGCAGCCAGAGAAGACGTATATCCTGAGAACGGATGTACACACCTTGTTCTGCGGTGCCGTAAGCATGGGTAACCCGCATGTGGTTACCGTTGTTGATGACGTCGATACTGCTGATGTGGAGACCTTAGGCCCACTTCTAGAATCGCATGAGCGTTTTCCTGAACGAGTGAACGCTGGCTTTATGCAAGTAATCAGTCGTGATGAAGTTCGCTTACGTGTTTACGAACGTGGGGCAGGTGAAACTCAGGCATGTGGTAGCGGTGCATGTGGCGCCGTTGCTGTCGGTATCAATCAAGGCTTACTTGCTGAGAATGTAAAAGTTCGTCTACCAGGTGGTGATCTACAGATTAGCTGGCAAGGCCCAGGTAAGCCGCTGTTTATGACAGGCCCAGCAACGCATGTGTTTGATGGCCAACTTTCTTGCTAA
- the hemC gene encoding hydroxymethylbilane synthase: protein MTNSAPIRIATRKSPLALWQAYFVRDALQAAHPGLEVELVTMVTKGDIILDTPLAKVGGKGLFVKELEVAMLEGRADLAVHSMKDVPVDFPEGLGLVTICEREDPRDAFVSNTYNNIDELPQGAVVGTCSLRRQCQLLEYRPDLIIKELRGNVGTRLGKLDNGQYDAIVLAAAGLKRLELEERIRSFIEPEQSLPAVGQGAVGIECRLEDERLIKLLEPLNHKDTADRVLCERAMNLTLEGGCQVPIGSYSLLDGDNIWLRALVGEPDGSKMVRGEISGSRKDAETLGVTLANQLLDDGAREILTKLYADQE from the coding sequence ATGACAAATTCAGCACCAATCCGTATCGCTACCAGAAAAAGCCCTCTTGCCCTTTGGCAGGCATACTTTGTAAGGGATGCACTTCAAGCTGCTCACCCTGGTTTAGAGGTTGAGTTGGTAACTATGGTGACCAAAGGTGACATCATCCTTGATACGCCGCTAGCTAAAGTTGGTGGTAAAGGACTGTTCGTTAAAGAACTCGAAGTGGCGATGCTAGAAGGTCGTGCTGACCTCGCTGTTCACTCTATGAAAGATGTGCCTGTAGACTTCCCTGAAGGTCTAGGTCTGGTGACTATTTGTGAGCGCGAAGATCCTCGTGATGCATTCGTATCAAATACTTACAACAACATCGATGAGCTACCACAAGGTGCTGTCGTTGGTACTTGTAGCCTACGTCGTCAATGCCAGTTATTGGAATATCGCCCTGATTTAATCATTAAAGAGCTTCGTGGCAACGTTGGCACTCGTCTGGGCAAACTAGATAATGGCCAATATGACGCTATCGTACTCGCGGCGGCGGGCCTGAAACGTCTGGAACTGGAAGAGCGTATTCGTAGTTTCATCGAACCAGAACAGTCTCTACCTGCTGTAGGCCAAGGCGCGGTAGGTATTGAATGCCGTCTTGAGGATGAGCGTCTGATTAAGCTTCTTGAGCCACTGAACCACAAAGACACAGCTGACCGCGTACTATGCGAACGAGCAATGAACCTAACTCTGGAAGGTGGCTGTCAGGTTCCTATCGGTAGCTACTCACTATTAGATGGCGACAACATCTGGTTGCGCGCACTTGTCGGTGAACCAGACGGTTCTAAAATGGTTCGCGGCGAGATCTCTGGCTCTCGTAAAGATGCTGAAACACTCGGTGTTACTCTGGCAAACCAACTGTTGGATGACGGTGCGAGAGAAATCTTAACCAAGCTATACGCAGACCAAGAATAG
- the cyaY gene encoding iron donor protein CyaY, whose product MNDTEFHQLVDIQMQNIEEAIDDSEADVDYEVTGNVMTLEFENRSQIIINRQEPMREIWLASKSGGFHFKLVDDKWTCSKTGMELFEMVKEECVKHAGEEINWV is encoded by the coding sequence ATGAACGATACTGAATTTCATCAACTGGTCGATATACAGATGCAAAACATCGAAGAAGCTATCGATGATTCAGAGGCTGATGTTGATTACGAAGTGACTGGCAACGTGATGACGCTGGAGTTTGAAAACCGCAGCCAAATTATCATCAACCGCCAAGAACCAATGCGTGAGATATGGTTAGCCTCTAAATCTGGCGGCTTTCACTTCAAGCTAGTGGATGACAAATGGACATGCTCAAAGACGGGCATGGAGCTGTTTGAGATGGTGAAAGAAGAATGCGTTAAGCACGCAGGTGAAGAGATCAATTGGGTCTAA
- the lysA gene encoding diaminopimelate decarboxylase yields the protein MDYFNYQEDGQLWAEDVALSQLAEQYGTPLYVYSRATLERHWNAFDSSVGEHPHLVCYAVKANSNLGVLNALARLGSGFDIVSGGELERVVAAGGDPAKVVFSGVGKTAAEMKRALELNIKCFNVESEPELERLNKVAGELGVKAPISLRINPDVDANTHPYISTGLRDNKFGIAFDRAPAVYAFAQTLDNLSIHGIDCHIGSQLTNIEPFIDATDRLLALIDQLRANGINIKHLDVGGGLGVVYRDELPPQPSDYAKALLARLGNHSDLELIFEPGRAIAANAGVLLTKVEFLKPTEHKNFAIIDAAMNDLMRPALYQAWQDIVPVSPRQGEAVTYDLVGPICETGDFLGKDRDLVLEEGDLLAVRSAGAYGFAMSSNYNTRSRAAEVMVDGDKTHLVRQREELTSLWELENILPE from the coding sequence TTGGATTACTTCAACTATCAGGAAGATGGCCAGCTTTGGGCTGAGGACGTCGCACTTTCACAACTAGCAGAGCAATATGGTACACCGCTGTATGTATATTCTCGTGCAACATTAGAACGCCACTGGAATGCGTTTGATTCATCGGTTGGTGAGCATCCACACTTGGTGTGTTATGCCGTTAAAGCTAACTCGAACCTTGGTGTATTGAATGCATTGGCTCGCTTGGGCTCAGGGTTTGATATCGTTTCTGGCGGTGAGTTAGAGCGTGTGGTTGCTGCGGGTGGCGATCCGGCTAAAGTTGTGTTCTCTGGTGTAGGCAAGACAGCCGCTGAAATGAAGCGTGCGCTTGAGTTGAACATTAAGTGCTTCAACGTAGAGTCTGAGCCAGAACTAGAGCGACTGAATAAAGTGGCAGGTGAGCTAGGTGTTAAAGCGCCGATTTCACTGCGCATTAACCCAGATGTTGATGCTAACACTCACCCTTATATATCTACAGGCTTGCGTGATAACAAATTTGGTATTGCGTTCGATCGTGCACCTGCAGTCTATGCCTTTGCACAAACACTCGATAACTTGTCTATCCATGGTATTGATTGCCACATAGGTTCTCAGTTAACGAATATCGAACCTTTCATTGATGCTACAGACCGCCTACTTGCTCTAATCGATCAATTACGAGCTAACGGTATCAACATCAAGCACCTTGATGTCGGTGGTGGTTTGGGTGTGGTTTATCGTGATGAGTTACCACCACAACCTTCAGATTACGCGAAAGCCTTATTGGCTCGCTTAGGTAATCATTCTGATCTAGAGCTGATTTTCGAGCCTGGAAGAGCGATCGCTGCTAACGCTGGTGTATTATTAACAAAAGTTGAGTTCCTAAAGCCAACAGAGCATAAGAACTTTGCCATCATAGATGCAGCAATGAATGATCTGATGCGCCCGGCACTTTACCAAGCTTGGCAAGATATTGTGCCAGTGAGCCCGCGTCAGGGTGAAGCTGTGACTTACGACTTGGTTGGCCCTATCTGTGAGACGGGTGACTTCTTAGGTAAAGATCGTGACCTTGTTCTTGAAGAAGGCGATCTACTGGCCGTTCGCTCAGCAGGTGCTTATGGCTTCGCTATGTCATCTAACTACAACACTCGTTCGCGTGCGGCTGAAGTGATGGTTGATGGCGATAAAACTCACTTGGTTCGTCAGCGTGAAGAGCTTACGAGTCTGTGGGAACTTGAAAACATTCTTCCGGAGTAA
- the lptM gene encoding LPS translocon maturation chaperone LptM, giving the protein MKKLITALFMVSVIGLSGCGQTGPLYDPDEVQQTEQSE; this is encoded by the coding sequence ATGAAAAAATTAATTACCGCTCTGTTTATGGTGTCCGTTATTGGACTTTCTGGTTGTGGTCAAACAGGTCCGTTGTACGATCCTGATGAAGTACAGCAAACTGAACAATCAGAATAA
- a CDS encoding uroporphyrinogen-III synthase, producing the protein MTVLVTRPGSEGQSLCQQLADEGIQAIHHPLIRIVDNPLSSDLSAQLSHSDIIIAVSHHAVTAAQSILSKTSSIWPSSPLYLGVGQKTAHILSKVCKQKVNYPQVSDSEHLLKLTELNGVNNKFILILRGNGGRELIRDSLLNRGAQVSYCETYRREYIPICDHNTYQTWINRKTSKVVITSQEQLEYLCSITPDEYLAWLSTRQLFVPSQRIADRAQQLGFSNVTNTHSAANQILLAALQP; encoded by the coding sequence ATGACAGTGTTGGTGACACGTCCCGGTTCAGAGGGACAATCGCTTTGCCAACAACTAGCGGATGAAGGGATTCAAGCAATCCATCATCCGCTGATTCGTATCGTTGATAATCCACTCTCATCGGATTTAAGCGCCCAGCTTAGTCACAGTGATATTATCATCGCAGTCAGTCACCATGCCGTGACAGCTGCCCAAAGCATCCTTTCAAAAACTTCATCTATTTGGCCATCTTCGCCGCTTTATCTTGGCGTTGGTCAAAAAACTGCGCACATTTTAAGCAAAGTCTGTAAACAAAAAGTAAACTACCCTCAAGTTAGTGATAGTGAACATCTTCTTAAACTTACTGAACTTAATGGTGTAAATAATAAATTCATCTTGATACTTCGTGGTAATGGCGGGCGTGAGCTCATTAGAGATTCTTTACTCAACCGAGGCGCACAAGTCTCTTATTGTGAGACCTACCGTAGAGAATATATTCCCATTTGCGACCACAATACCTATCAAACATGGATAAACAGAAAAACATCCAAAGTTGTCATCACTAGTCAGGAACAATTGGAGTATCTCTGCTCAATTACCCCTGATGAGTATTTGGCTTGGCTTTCAACAAGACAACTATTTGTCCCAAGCCAACGCATTGCAGATCGAGCTCAACAGCTCGGTTTCTCTAACGTGACCAATACTCACAGTGCTGCGAACCAAATATTACTGGCTGCTCTCCAGCCTTAG
- a CDS encoding uroporphyrinogen-III C-methyltransferase has product MTSKKNNEHIEPEQKSETQPVVIENEKVESKATKQPEGKLDSSTSDVAQNDKSQAEQIEKAEKQGKRGVKLGAIAIAISIIFSGGIAFQMQQKSAEYSAQIAALQAQLQNTQSAVNKDLQTIKQETIQEASHAVEKTQVVQSQQQKSIQSLQLAVADVKGRRPNDWLLAEADYLVKLAGRKLFLEHDAVSATKLMESADQRIAALNDPSLVSLRQSMTNDITKLRTIPLIDRDGLVLRITSLQQQVDNLPLANAILPEAAVVEKKAVSEDINDWQNNLMTSMKGFSENFITFRSRDGEVIPLLSPEQHFYLRENIKGKLETAIRAVYKEQGDVYNAALKTANEWSAAYLNQDNKSVIEFEKAIKQLSEQSISVKYPVKLESQNELSGVIRERLRREVTVMTTEEK; this is encoded by the coding sequence ATGACAAGCAAAAAAAATAACGAGCATATTGAACCTGAACAGAAATCAGAGACTCAGCCAGTAGTCATTGAGAACGAAAAAGTTGAATCTAAAGCAACAAAACAGCCAGAAGGTAAGCTTGATTCCTCAACGTCAGATGTAGCTCAAAATGATAAGTCCCAAGCAGAGCAGATAGAGAAAGCTGAGAAGCAAGGAAAACGCGGTGTCAAACTGGGCGCTATTGCGATCGCTATTTCCATTATTTTCAGCGGCGGTATCGCATTTCAAATGCAGCAAAAGAGTGCTGAATACTCAGCGCAAATCGCAGCCCTACAAGCTCAACTGCAAAATACTCAGTCTGCAGTAAATAAAGACCTACAGACGATCAAACAAGAGACTATCCAAGAAGCATCGCATGCCGTAGAGAAAACTCAGGTAGTACAATCTCAACAACAAAAGAGTATTCAAAGCCTACAGTTAGCAGTTGCCGATGTTAAAGGCCGTCGTCCTAATGACTGGCTACTTGCCGAAGCCGATTACCTTGTGAAACTTGCTGGTCGTAAGTTGTTCCTTGAACATGATGCCGTTAGCGCAACTAAGCTAATGGAAAGTGCCGATCAGCGTATCGCAGCATTAAATGACCCTAGCTTAGTATCTCTTCGTCAATCGATGACCAATGACATTACTAAGCTTCGCACTATCCCTCTGATCGATCGTGATGGGCTAGTATTGCGAATCACAAGCCTTCAACAACAAGTCGACAACCTACCACTTGCTAATGCAATCTTGCCTGAAGCGGCAGTTGTTGAGAAAAAAGCTGTCTCAGAAGATATTAATGATTGGCAAAACAACCTGATGACATCAATGAAAGGTTTCTCAGAAAACTTTATTACTTTCCGTAGCCGTGATGGCGAAGTAATACCGCTACTGTCTCCAGAGCAGCATTTCTACCTACGCGAAAATATCAAAGGTAAGCTCGAGACTGCTATTCGCGCTGTCTACAAAGAACAAGGTGATGTTTATAACGCGGCTCTTAAAACAGCAAACGAATGGTCGGCTGCTTACTTAAACCAAGACAACAAATCAGTCATCGAGTTTGAGAAGGCCATCAAACAATTAAGCGAGCAGAGTATCTCTGTGAAATACCCTGTAAAACTTGAGTCTCAAAACGAGTTGTCAGGTGTGATACGCGAACGTCTACGTCGTGAAGTAACTGTTATGACCACGGAGGAAAAATAA
- a CDS encoding heme biosynthesis protein HemY: MIRWIFLFLILGAGLFVGTQFSGQQGYVLISIANKTIEMSVTTLVIFVIALLAALFGLEYLFKKLINASSTTWNWFSVRKLKRSRRYTNEGIIKLLEGDWKGAEKKVTRWANHHDMPLLCYLVASQAAHEQGNTSERDKYIELASQQEDSQLAVELTKAKQQISESNYEAAFDTLSNLKGSYPNNTAVLGLLKATYMQLKLWQPLLELTPKLAKNKLLTAAEQVELEQKAQCGLLHDVAQQQGSEGLISHWNKLSRKQKQSSHLVSCFVKQLIARKADSEAFTVIKENIAKNGSNELYMLLPELNLADHHPVIVMLERAISKDNSNAEAHSALAQFYLREQKWAEAQSHFEKALALRSNVSDYGYLSDALEKQNLTKAAHEVSRKALALVQPA, from the coding sequence ATGATTCGTTGGATTTTTCTTTTTCTCATACTTGGGGCGGGCCTGTTTGTCGGTACCCAGTTCTCAGGTCAACAAGGTTATGTACTGATCTCGATTGCCAATAAGACTATCGAGATGAGTGTGACGACTCTGGTTATTTTTGTCATTGCTCTTTTGGCTGCATTATTCGGCTTAGAGTACCTCTTTAAAAAACTGATTAACGCAAGTTCAACAACTTGGAACTGGTTCAGTGTACGCAAGCTAAAGCGCTCTCGTCGTTATACCAATGAAGGTATCATCAAGCTTCTTGAAGGTGATTGGAAAGGTGCAGAGAAAAAGGTTACTCGTTGGGCTAACCACCACGACATGCCTTTGCTTTGTTATTTAGTCGCTTCTCAAGCTGCCCACGAGCAAGGGAATACAAGCGAACGTGATAAATACATTGAGCTAGCGAGTCAACAAGAAGACTCTCAGCTTGCTGTCGAGTTGACGAAAGCTAAGCAACAAATTAGTGAATCAAACTACGAAGCGGCCTTCGACACGCTTTCAAATCTAAAAGGTTCATACCCAAATAACACAGCTGTACTTGGTCTACTTAAAGCAACCTACATGCAACTTAAACTCTGGCAGCCACTGTTAGAGTTAACGCCAAAGCTCGCTAAAAACAAACTATTAACGGCGGCAGAACAAGTTGAGTTAGAACAAAAAGCTCAATGCGGTTTACTTCACGATGTCGCACAGCAGCAAGGTAGCGAAGGTTTAATAAGCCATTGGAATAAGCTTTCTAGAAAACAGAAACAAAGCTCACACTTGGTGTCATGTTTTGTTAAACAACTGATAGCTCGTAAAGCTGACTCTGAAGCCTTCACTGTGATTAAAGAGAACATTGCTAAGAATGGTTCCAATGAGCTTTATATGCTACTTCCAGAGCTTAACCTGGCCGACCATCACCCCGTTATCGTGATGCTAGAACGTGCGATCAGTAAAGATAATAGTAATGCCGAAGCACACAGCGCATTGGCTCAGTTCTATCTAAGAGAACAAAAGTGGGCAGAAGCACAAAGTCATTTTGAAAAAGCACTGGCACTGCGCTCTAATGTTTCAGATTATGGATACCTATCTGATGCTTTAGAAAAGCAAAACTTAACGAAAGCCGCCCATGAGGTTTCTCGTAAAGCTCTTGCCTTAGTTCAACCAGCTTAA
- a CDS encoding DUF484 family protein produces MSYVEADTLTAEVVAEYLRDNPDFFQDRKNLVDRLAINNVEQGAVSLVEVQLKRQRHRIEELEEEITGLMSLAANNDKTFYEFMDLQAQVLKCSDFVQVIKAVEQKALDLGLKAHVRLLSRPGFYLLNEERYSKFSLNHFNGKDAYLGRLRKADRHDLFGDFQVPELGSYVVLPLAKQSPLGLLAFSSEDGGHFQPHMDTLFLRHLALVVAHLADTLPWQINNEPRAQNTSS; encoded by the coding sequence TTGTCTTACGTTGAAGCCGACACACTCACTGCAGAAGTGGTCGCGGAATATTTACGTGATAACCCAGATTTTTTTCAAGACAGGAAAAATCTGGTTGATCGCCTTGCTATTAATAATGTTGAGCAAGGCGCTGTTTCTCTGGTTGAGGTTCAGCTTAAACGTCAACGTCATAGAATCGAAGAGCTAGAAGAAGAAATTACTGGCTTGATGTCGTTGGCGGCGAATAACGATAAAACCTTCTATGAGTTTATGGATCTGCAAGCTCAAGTATTGAAATGCAGTGACTTTGTGCAGGTTATTAAAGCGGTTGAACAAAAAGCGTTAGACCTAGGGCTTAAGGCTCATGTGCGACTCCTCTCGCGACCAGGTTTTTATCTGCTCAATGAAGAGCGCTATTCGAAGTTTTCGCTCAACCATTTTAATGGCAAAGATGCTTATTTGGGTCGTTTGAGAAAAGCAGACAGACACGATTTGTTTGGTGATTTTCAAGTTCCAGAACTAGGCTCTTATGTAGTACTACCGCTTGCTAAGCAGTCTCCATTGGGCTTGCTCGCCTTTTCTAGTGAAGATGGCGGACATTTTCAACCCCATATGGACACGCTCTTTTTACGCCATTTAGCGCTGGTAGTGGCTCATTTGGCGGACACCTTACCTTGGCAGATAAATAATGAGCCTAGAGCCCAAAACACCTCTTCCTAA